A genome region from Gadus chalcogrammus isolate NIFS_2021 chromosome 7, NIFS_Gcha_1.0, whole genome shotgun sequence includes the following:
- the cct8 gene encoding T-complex protein 1 subunit theta isoform X2, translated as MALHVPKAPGFAQMLKDGAKHYSGLEEAVYRNIKACKELAQTTRTAYGPNGMNKMVINHLEKLFVTNDAATILRELEVQHPAAKMVVMASHMQEQEVGDGTNFVLVFAGALMELAEELLRMGLSVSEVIEGYEIACHKALEILPDCVCTSAKNLHDITEATALIRPAVMSKQYGNEDFLANLIAQACVSIFPESGSFNVDSVRVCKILGCGITASTMLHGMVFKKELEGDLTSVKDANIAVFSCPFDCMVTETKGTVLIKNAKELMNFSKGEEDMMEAQMQAIKETGANVVVTGGKVADMALHYANKYNLMVVRLNSKWDLRRLCKTVGAIALPRMTPPTPEEMGHCDSVYLSEVGDTQVVVFKHEKEDGAIATMVLRGSTDNLMDDIERAVDDGVNTFKVLVRDKRLLPGAGATEIELAKQIAAYGETCPGLEQYAIKKFAEAFEAVPRALAENSGVKANELISKLYAEHHKGGKNMGFDIEGEGPVVKDMLEAGILDPYLVKHWGIKLATNAAITVLRVDQIIMAKQAGGPKPPPQGKKDWDDED; from the exons ATGGCTCTCCACGTACCCAAAGCTCCGGGCTTTGCCCAAATGTTAAAGGATGGTGCTAAG CACTATTCTGGACTTGAGGAAGCTGTGTACCGTAACATCAAAGCCTGCAAGGAGCTGGCTCAGACGACACGCACTGCTTATGGACCAAATG GCATGAATAAAATGGTCATTAATCACCTGGAGAAGCTGTTTGTCACAAATGATGCAGCAACAATTCTGAGAGAACTTGAG GTACAACATCCAGCAGCCAAGATGGTGGTGATGGCATCCCACATGCAAGAACAAGAGGTTGGAGACGGCACCAACTTTGTCCTTGTGTTTGCTGGAGCTCTCATGGAGCTGGCTGAGGAGCTTCTCAGGATGGGGCTCTCGGTGTCTGAG GTGATTGAAGGCTATGAGATTGCGTGCCACAAGGCTCTGGAGATCCTTCCTGACTGCGTGTGCACCTCTGCCAAGAACCTTCACGACATCACCGAGGCAACGGCTCTAATTCGCCCAGCCGTCATGAGCAAACAGTACGGCAACGAAGACTTCTTGGCCAACCTCATCGCTCAGGCCTGTG TGTCCATCTTCCCAGAGTCTGGCAGTTTCAATGTTGATAGTGTCAGAGTATGCAAGATCTTA GGTTGTGGTATCACAGCCTCCACCATGCTGCACGGCATGGTCTTCAAGAAGGAGTTGGAAGGAGACCTCACATCCGTCAAAGATGCCAATATCGCTGTATTCTCCTGCCCCTTTGACTGCATGGTGACAGAGACCAAA GGAACGGTGTTGATAAAGAACGCCAAGGAGCTGATGAACTTCAGCAAAGGGGAGGAGGACATGATGGAGGCCCAGATGCAGGCCATCAAGGAGACGGGGGCCAACGTGGTGGTCACCGGGGGCAAGGTGGCCGACATGGCTCTGCACTACGCCAACAAGTACAACCTGATGGTCGTCCG ATTGAATTCCAAGTGGGACCTCAGAAGGTTATGCAAAACAGTTGGAGCCATCGCCCTGCCCAGGATG ACCCCCCCGACCCCAGAGGAGATGGGTCACTGCGACAGCGTGTACCTGTCCGAGGTTGGAGACACCCAGGTGGTGGTGTTCAAGCATG AGAAGGAAGATGGTGCCATCGCCACGATGGTGCTCCGAGGCTCCACTGACAACTTGATGGACGACATCGAGAGGGCGGTAGACGATGGCGTCAACACCTTCAAGGTTCTGGTCAGG GACAAGAGGCTTCTACCTGGAGCCGGAGCCACAGAGATTGAGCTGGCCAAGCAGATCGCCGCCTACGGAGAA ACGTGCCCTGGACTTGAGCAGTACGCCATCAAGAAGTTTGCGGAGGCGTTCGAGGCGGTTCCCCGTGCACTGGCAGAGAACTCTGGCGTCAAGGCCAACGAGCTGATCTCCAAGCTGTACGCTGAGCACCACAAGGGGGGCAAGAACATGGGCTTTGACATCGAG GGAGAGGGCCCTGTTGTGAAGGACATGCTCGAAGCCGGTATTCTGGACCCATACCTGGTCAAACACTGGGGAATCAAACTGGCAACCAATGCCGCCATCACAGTCCTGAGAGTGGACCAG ATCATCATGGCCAAACAGGCCGGCGGGCCCAAACCCCCTCCCCAGGGCAAGAAGGACTGGGACGATGAAGACTGA
- the cct8 gene encoding T-complex protein 1 subunit theta isoform X1, protein MALHVPKAPGFAQMLKDGAKHYSGLEEAVYRNIKACKELAQTTRTAYGPNGMNKMVINHLEKLFVTNDAATILRELEVQHPAAKMVVMASHMQEQEVGDGTNFVLVFAGALMELAEELLRMGLSVSEVIEGYEIACHKALEILPDCVCTSAKNLHDITEATALIRPAVMSKQYGNEDFLANLIAQACVSIFPESGSFNVDSVRVCKILGCGITASTMLHGMVFKKELEGDLTSVKDANIAVFSCPFDCMVTETKGTVLIKNAKELMNFSKGEEDMMEAQMQAIKETGANVVVTGGKVADMALHYANKYNLMVVRLNSKWDLRRLCKTVGAIALPRMTPPTPEEMGHCDSVYLSEVGDTQVVVFKHEKEDGAIATMVLRGSTDNLMDDIERAVDDGVNTFKVLVRDKRLLPGAGATEIELAKQIAAYGETCPGLEQYAIKKFAEAFEAVPRALAENSGVKANELISKLYAEHHKGGKNMGFDIEGEGPVVKDMLEAGILDPYLVKHWGIKLATNAAITVLRVDQIIMAKAAGGPKAPKQRGHWDDDDAPEKFDTHH, encoded by the exons ATGGCTCTCCACGTACCCAAAGCTCCGGGCTTTGCCCAAATGTTAAAGGATGGTGCTAAG CACTATTCTGGACTTGAGGAAGCTGTGTACCGTAACATCAAAGCCTGCAAGGAGCTGGCTCAGACGACACGCACTGCTTATGGACCAAATG GCATGAATAAAATGGTCATTAATCACCTGGAGAAGCTGTTTGTCACAAATGATGCAGCAACAATTCTGAGAGAACTTGAG GTACAACATCCAGCAGCCAAGATGGTGGTGATGGCATCCCACATGCAAGAACAAGAGGTTGGAGACGGCACCAACTTTGTCCTTGTGTTTGCTGGAGCTCTCATGGAGCTGGCTGAGGAGCTTCTCAGGATGGGGCTCTCGGTGTCTGAG GTGATTGAAGGCTATGAGATTGCGTGCCACAAGGCTCTGGAGATCCTTCCTGACTGCGTGTGCACCTCTGCCAAGAACCTTCACGACATCACCGAGGCAACGGCTCTAATTCGCCCAGCCGTCATGAGCAAACAGTACGGCAACGAAGACTTCTTGGCCAACCTCATCGCTCAGGCCTGTG TGTCCATCTTCCCAGAGTCTGGCAGTTTCAATGTTGATAGTGTCAGAGTATGCAAGATCTTA GGTTGTGGTATCACAGCCTCCACCATGCTGCACGGCATGGTCTTCAAGAAGGAGTTGGAAGGAGACCTCACATCCGTCAAAGATGCCAATATCGCTGTATTCTCCTGCCCCTTTGACTGCATGGTGACAGAGACCAAA GGAACGGTGTTGATAAAGAACGCCAAGGAGCTGATGAACTTCAGCAAAGGGGAGGAGGACATGATGGAGGCCCAGATGCAGGCCATCAAGGAGACGGGGGCCAACGTGGTGGTCACCGGGGGCAAGGTGGCCGACATGGCTCTGCACTACGCCAACAAGTACAACCTGATGGTCGTCCG ATTGAATTCCAAGTGGGACCTCAGAAGGTTATGCAAAACAGTTGGAGCCATCGCCCTGCCCAGGATG ACCCCCCCGACCCCAGAGGAGATGGGTCACTGCGACAGCGTGTACCTGTCCGAGGTTGGAGACACCCAGGTGGTGGTGTTCAAGCATG AGAAGGAAGATGGTGCCATCGCCACGATGGTGCTCCGAGGCTCCACTGACAACTTGATGGACGACATCGAGAGGGCGGTAGACGATGGCGTCAACACCTTCAAGGTTCTGGTCAGG GACAAGAGGCTTCTACCTGGAGCCGGAGCCACAGAGATTGAGCTGGCCAAGCAGATCGCCGCCTACGGAGAA ACGTGCCCTGGACTTGAGCAGTACGCCATCAAGAAGTTTGCGGAGGCGTTCGAGGCGGTTCCCCGTGCACTGGCAGAGAACTCTGGCGTCAAGGCCAACGAGCTGATCTCCAAGCTGTACGCTGAGCACCACAAGGGGGGCAAGAACATGGGCTTTGACATCGAG GGAGAGGGCCCTGTTGTGAAGGACATGCTCGAAGCCGGTATTCTGGACCCATACCTGGTCAAACACTGGGGAATCAAACTGGCAACCAATGCCGCCATCACAGTCCTGAGAGTGGACCAG ATCATTATGGCTAAGGCTGCAGGGGGACCCAAAGCCCCTAAGCAGAGGGGCCACTGGGACGACGATGACGCACCCGAAAAGTTTGATAcccaccactag